The following are encoded in a window of Acidobacteriota bacterium genomic DNA:
- a CDS encoding sigma-70 family RNA polymerase sigma factor, with translation MPRQPTDSELVARTRAGEERAFAMLVDRHKDALVGYLTRMSGSHAMAEDLAQETFLAFYRHLPRYREDGRLRAFLFTIATNLLRSAERRERRRRLLGASPEPAPEEGGPSGGINGRRAGPEDAVYRTELRKRLSAALAGLPMRYRVPVVLHDVMGWSHAEIAGLLGTREGTVKSRIFRGRERLRAELASLAGGRER, from the coding sequence ATGCCCCGGCAGCCCACGGACTCCGAGCTGGTGGCCCGGACCCGGGCCGGGGAGGAGCGTGCGTTCGCCATGCTGGTGGACCGCCACAAGGATGCCCTCGTGGGGTACCTGACCCGCATGTCGGGCTCGCATGCGATGGCGGAGGATCTGGCGCAGGAGACGTTTCTGGCCTTCTATCGCCACCTCCCGCGCTACCGGGAGGACGGGCGGCTGCGGGCGTTCCTCTTCACGATCGCGACCAACCTCCTCCGATCCGCCGAGCGCCGGGAGCGCCGTCGGCGCCTGCTGGGCGCCTCGCCGGAGCCGGCTCCCGAGGAGGGCGGGCCCTCCGGCGGGATCAACGGGCGGCGGGCCGGGCCGGAGGACGCGGTCTACCGCACGGAGCTCCGGAAGAGGCTCTCGGCGGCGCTGGCCGGCCTGCCGATGCGGTACCGCGTCCCCGTCGTGCTCCACGACGTGATGGGGTGGAGCCATGCGGAAATCGCCGGCCTGCTCGGTACGCGGGAGGGCACGGTGAAGTCGCGGATCTTCCGGGGCCGCGAACGACTGCGGGCCGAGCTGGCGTCATTGGCGGGAGGTCGCGAGCGATGA
- a CDS encoding PDZ domain-containing protein has protein sequence MSSAPLSRRIAGGSFRTAFAWGLVLAAVLPVIAARDDAPRDLRVFGSPDGSVFVLEEGREGRRFPVEWLTAVRNRNFLGVSYLPLTPELLRHFGVAAEAGALIARVDPDSPAGRAGLRVGDIVSAVGEKRLTADGSLGRAIAEQQAGARIELEVWREGKRMEVPVTLEQRPRPSFDVGRLIFDRSEPVLFRIAPEALAEAESRLRAIFDDPEWKERMRAWRNNDELRRRIEGLEKELERLREKIEAAERSED, from the coding sequence ATGAGCAGCGCCCCGTTGAGCCGGAGAATCGCGGGGGGAAGCTTCCGGACGGCTTTCGCATGGGGGCTCGTCCTGGCGGCCGTGCTGCCGGTCATCGCCGCGCGGGACGATGCGCCGCGAGACCTTCGGGTTTTCGGCTCGCCGGACGGCAGCGTCTTCGTGCTGGAGGAGGGCCGGGAGGGCCGGCGCTTCCCGGTCGAGTGGCTCACGGCCGTCCGGAACCGGAACTTCCTGGGGGTGAGCTACCTGCCGCTCACCCCGGAGCTGCTCCGTCACTTCGGTGTCGCGGCCGAGGCCGGAGCGCTGATCGCGCGCGTCGATCCCGACTCGCCGGCCGGCCGCGCCGGGCTGCGCGTGGGGGACATCGTCAGCGCCGTCGGCGAGAAGCGGCTCACGGCGGACGGTTCGCTCGGCCGGGCCATCGCCGAGCAGCAGGCGGGGGCCAGGATCGAGCTCGAGGTGTGGCGGGAGGGGAAGCGGATGGAAGTTCCGGTGACCTTGGAGCAGCGCCCGCGCCCGTCGTTCGACGTCGGGAGGCTGATCTTCGACCGTTCCGAGCCCGTCCTGTTCCGCATCGCGCCCGAAGCCCTGGCCGAGGCCGAATCGCGGCTCCGGGCGATCTTCGACGACCCGGAGTGGAAGGAGAGGATGCGGGCCTGGCGGAACAACGACGAGCTTCGCCGCCGAATCGAGGGGTTGGAAAAGGAGCTCGAACGGCTGCGAGAGAAGATCGAGGCCGCGGAGCGGAGCGAGGACTGA